A stretch of the Flavobacterium aquiphilum genome encodes the following:
- a CDS encoding SRPBCC family protein: protein MKVYKKVSVQHINATLDECWDFFSRPENLQKITPKTMGFEITDFDNQSMYAGQIIQYKISPLLGLKLNWVTEITKVEENAYFIDEQRFGPYSFWHHKHFFEETSNGVKMTDVVHYALPLGFLGRIINALVVENKLKEIFDYRFAKVDQLFN, encoded by the coding sequence ATGAAAGTATATAAAAAAGTAAGTGTTCAACACATCAATGCGACTCTAGATGAATGTTGGGATTTTTTCTCCCGTCCAGAAAATTTGCAAAAAATAACTCCTAAAACCATGGGATTCGAAATCACTGATTTTGACAACCAATCGATGTATGCGGGGCAAATTATCCAGTACAAAATTTCACCCCTTTTAGGATTAAAGTTAAATTGGGTCACCGAGATTACCAAAGTAGAGGAGAACGCTTATTTCATAGATGAGCAGCGTTTCGGACCCTATAGTTTTTGGCACCATAAACATTTTTTTGAAGAAACCTCGAACGGAGTCAAAATGACCGATGTGGTGCATTACGCATTGCCTTTGGGTTTTTTAGGACGAATTATAAATGCTTTAGTCGTCGAGAATAAGCTGAAAGAGATTTTTGATTACCGTTTTGCAAAAGTCGATCAACTTTTTAATTAA
- a CDS encoding cryptochrome/photolyase family protein, which translates to MSKQKVSIFWFRRDLRLEDNVALYHALQSKYPVIPLFIFDTDILDSLPKNDARVGFIYESLQKINAKLKAIESSILIKKGTTTEVWKSLFQEYAVSEVFFNKDYEPYAIKRDLEIAALAKTNHAQCFSFKDQVIFEEKEIIKADGTPYTIYTPYKNKWLEKYKSLAPLQEYITLNYLFNFYRSNFDFPTLEQIGFEENNIKVIPYKLTEIANYHETRDFPAIDSTSYLSPHLRFGTVSIRKLVNWAAQENAVFLSELIWREFFMQILFCFPKVVNHNFKSAYDGIQWRNNEEDFKRWCTGNTGYPMVDAGMRQLNETGYMHNRVRMVVASFLCKHLLINWQWGEAYFAEKLLDYDLSANVGNWQWAAGTGCDAAPYFRVFNPDIQLKKFDEKGIYIRKWIPEFDLGYCEPMVDHAFARDRAIATYKAGGLN; encoded by the coding sequence ATGTCAAAACAAAAAGTATCGATATTTTGGTTCCGACGTGATTTGCGTCTCGAGGATAATGTGGCTTTGTATCACGCGCTACAATCCAAATATCCCGTAATTCCTTTGTTTATTTTTGATACCGATATTTTGGACAGTTTGCCCAAAAACGATGCCCGTGTTGGTTTTATATACGAATCACTTCAAAAAATAAATGCAAAGCTCAAGGCCATTGAGAGTTCAATTTTAATCAAAAAAGGAACAACAACCGAAGTTTGGAAGTCTCTTTTTCAGGAATATGCTGTTTCGGAGGTTTTTTTCAATAAAGATTATGAACCGTATGCCATCAAAAGGGATTTGGAAATAGCTGCATTGGCAAAAACCAATCATGCCCAATGTTTTTCTTTTAAAGATCAGGTTATTTTTGAAGAAAAGGAAATCATCAAAGCTGATGGAACGCCTTACACTATTTATACGCCTTACAAAAATAAGTGGTTGGAAAAATACAAATCCTTGGCACCGCTTCAAGAGTATATTACTTTAAATTACTTATTCAATTTTTACAGAAGTAATTTTGATTTTCCCACTTTAGAACAAATAGGTTTCGAAGAAAATAACATAAAAGTAATTCCTTATAAGCTCACAGAGATTGCAAATTACCATGAAACCCGTGATTTTCCTGCTATAGACAGCACTTCATACCTTTCACCTCATTTGCGTTTTGGGACAGTGAGTATTCGGAAATTGGTTAATTGGGCGGCTCAGGAAAATGCTGTTTTTTTGAGTGAATTGATTTGGCGTGAATTCTTTATGCAAATTTTGTTTTGCTTTCCGAAAGTGGTCAATCATAATTTCAAATCGGCTTATGACGGAATTCAATGGCGAAATAATGAAGAAGATTTTAAGCGTTGGTGTACAGGGAACACAGGTTATCCTATGGTCGATGCGGGGATGAGGCAACTCAATGAAACGGGTTATATGCACAACAGGGTACGCATGGTGGTAGCAAGTTTTTTGTGCAAACATTTGCTTATCAATTGGCAATGGGGTGAAGCCTATTTTGCCGAAAAACTGTTGGATTATGATTTGTCGGCCAATGTCGGAAATTGGCAATGGGCGGCAGGAACGGGCTGTGATGCGGCACCTTATTTCAGGGTTTTTAATCCCGATATCCAACTCAAAAAGTTTGATGAAAAAGGAATTTATATCCGCAAATGGATTCCCGAATTTGATCTGGGTTACTGCGAACCGATGGTTGATCACGCTTTTGCACGGGATAGGGCAATTGCTACTTATAAGGCGGGGGGTTTAAACTGA
- a CDS encoding SDR family oxidoreductase — protein sequence MQILLTGTTGYVGKRLLPILVEQGHHVICCVRDKQRFFCPKEFEKNIQIIEVDFLKKETLEKIPKDIDTAYYLIHSMSGSANNYDELEHISAKNFVDRINLTDAKQIIYLSGIVNDQSLSKHLSSRKAVEDVLNTGIFATTTLRAGIIVGSGSASFEIIRDLVQKLPVMITPKWLNTKCQPIAIGDVLDFLTKSLLNPSTYNQSFDIGGPDILTYKEMLLGFAKAIHLKRYIYTIPVMTPKLSSYWLYFVTSTSYKLASALVSSMKVEVICRDNSINSILNITPMSYELALSKALVKIDNDDIASSWKDSMISGQFVGNVSDYLKVPKKDCFIDRRKMEIQNREFTINQIWSIGGETGWYYGDWLWELRGFIDKLFGGVGSRRGRTNKHDIHAGDALDFWRVLYANKKEGKLILYAEMKLPGEAWLEFKIINNTLYQSATFRPDGIWGKLYWYSVLPFHGFIFKGMLHRLIS from the coding sequence ATGCAAATTCTTTTAACAGGCACAACAGGATACGTAGGCAAACGGCTTTTACCTATTTTGGTAGAACAAGGTCATCATGTTATTTGTTGTGTTCGGGACAAACAGCGTTTTTTTTGTCCAAAAGAATTTGAAAAAAACATACAAATTATTGAAGTTGATTTCTTAAAAAAAGAAACTTTGGAAAAGATCCCCAAAGACATCGACACCGCTTATTATTTAATCCATTCCATGTCGGGTTCGGCTAACAATTATGATGAATTGGAACATATTTCGGCTAAAAATTTTGTTGATAGAATCAATCTGACAGATGCCAAACAAATCATTTATTTAAGCGGAATTGTCAATGACCAATCACTTTCCAAACACCTATCCTCACGAAAAGCCGTAGAAGATGTTTTGAACACAGGAATTTTTGCCACGACTACATTGAGAGCAGGAATCATAGTAGGTTCCGGTAGTGCCTCTTTTGAAATCATTCGGGATTTAGTTCAAAAATTACCTGTAATGATTACACCAAAATGGCTCAATACCAAATGCCAGCCCATAGCTATTGGCGACGTTTTGGATTTTTTGACAAAATCACTTTTAAATCCATCAACATACAACCAAAGTTTCGATATCGGTGGCCCCGATATCCTCACTTACAAAGAAATGCTTCTAGGTTTTGCCAAAGCAATTCACCTCAAAAGGTATATTTACACTATCCCCGTAATGACACCCAAATTATCCTCATATTGGCTGTACTTTGTAACCTCAACCTCTTATAAATTAGCTTCTGCATTGGTAAGCAGCATGAAAGTCGAAGTCATTTGCCGAGACAACAGCATCAATTCAATTTTGAATATCACCCCCATGTCTTATGAATTGGCTTTATCCAAAGCTTTAGTCAAAATAGACAATGATGATATCGCTTCGAGTTGGAAAGATTCCATGATTAGCGGTCAATTTGTAGGCAACGTAAGCGATTATCTCAAAGTCCCCAAGAAAGACTGCTTTATCGACCGAAGAAAAATGGAAATCCAAAACCGCGAATTTACCATTAACCAAATTTGGTCGATTGGCGGTGAAACCGGTTGGTATTACGGCGATTGGCTTTGGGAATTGCGTGGATTTATCGACAAACTTTTTGGAGGCGTAGGTTCGAGAAGAGGGCGCACCAACAAACACGACATTCACGCGGGTGATGCATTAGATTTTTGGCGGGTTTTGTATGCCAACAAAAAAGAAGGCAAACTCATTCTCTATGCCGAAATGAAACTACCCGGCGAAGCTTGGCTGGAATTCAAAATCATCAACAATACCCTGTACCAATCGGCTACTTTTAGACCCGACGGAATTTGGGGAAAATTGTATTGGTATTCCGTTTTACCTTTTCACGGATTTATTTTTAAAGGAATGCTCCATAGGCTAATTTCATAA
- a CDS encoding SDR family NAD(P)-dependent oxidoreductase, producing the protein MQNIVIIGGSKGIGSAILLQQLENNKVYNISRSAPDVTHPNLIHYPISVLEDDLPEIEPVDVLIYCPGSITLKPILSLNLDDFRNDFEINVIGAVKAIQKYLPALKKGNNPSIVLFSTVAAKLGMPFHASIATAKAGIEGLVKSLGAELASVVRVNAIAPTITETSLSANILRNDRMKENMMERHPMKNYLKPNEVAEMANYLISENAKSISGQIFEMDYGIVSFKL; encoded by the coding sequence ATGCAAAATATAGTAATCATAGGCGGAAGTAAAGGAATTGGAAGTGCTATCCTATTGCAACAATTGGAAAACAACAAAGTGTATAACATCAGCAGGTCGGCTCCTGATGTCACACATCCCAATTTAATTCATTATCCCATTTCGGTTCTTGAAGATGACTTACCCGAAATTGAGCCCGTGGATGTCCTTATCTATTGCCCCGGTTCGATTACATTAAAACCTATTTTGAGTTTGAATCTTGACGATTTTAGAAATGATTTTGAAATCAACGTCATTGGCGCTGTAAAAGCGATTCAGAAATATTTACCCGCCCTTAAAAAAGGAAATAATCCGTCCATTGTATTATTCAGCACCGTTGCGGCCAAACTGGGAATGCCTTTTCACGCCAGTATCGCTACCGCAAAAGCAGGAATTGAAGGTCTGGTAAAATCCCTAGGTGCCGAATTGGCTTCGGTGGTTCGAGTGAATGCCATTGCTCCAACCATCACCGAAACTTCGCTTTCTGCAAATATTCTTAGGAACGACCGCATGAAAGAAAACATGATGGAACGCCATCCGATGAAAAATTACCTAAAACCCAATGAAGTTGCCGAAATGGCCAATTACTTAATCTCCGAAAATGCCAAATCCATTTCGGGACAAATTTTTGAAATGGATTATGGAATCGTAAGTTTTAAATTGTAA
- a CDS encoding ABC1 kinase family protein translates to MKTIDYIPTSKIERASKLVQTGAKVGVNYLKYYGEKIVNSDLSRDKLNENNAEDIYDGLKSLKGSALKVAQMLSMDKSFLPQAYVEKFSLSQFSVPPLSAPLVLKTFKTNLGKTPNEIFDEFNPNSVNAASIGQVHIAVKNGKKLAVKIQYPGVANSISSDLALVKPIAIRMFNLQGKDSDKYFKEVEDKLIEETNYLLELQQSQEIVAACKKIEHLLFPEYYPEFSSEKIITMDWMTGIHLSEFTAKNENQELGNQLGQALWDFYMYQIHILRKVHADPHPGNFLVNDSNQLVALDFGCMKKIPNDFYIPYFELVDPKILNNPQLFNDKLFQLEILRADDSQEEILYFTQMFYDLLSLFTQPFQGETFDFSDAEFFENIAQLGERFSKDTNLKKMNGNRGSKHFIYMNRTFFGLYNLLFDLKANIVVNQYKKYE, encoded by the coding sequence ATGAAAACGATAGATTACATTCCAACTTCCAAAATTGAAAGAGCATCAAAACTAGTGCAAACTGGTGCTAAAGTCGGCGTAAATTATTTGAAATATTATGGGGAAAAAATAGTCAATTCTGATTTGAGTCGGGACAAACTCAACGAAAATAATGCCGAAGACATTTACGATGGTTTGAAGAGTTTAAAAGGAAGTGCACTCAAAGTCGCTCAAATGCTGAGTATGGACAAAAGTTTCCTGCCACAGGCTTATGTTGAGAAATTTTCCTTGTCTCAGTTTTCGGTACCGCCGCTTTCGGCTCCATTAGTTTTGAAAACCTTTAAAACCAACTTGGGAAAAACCCCTAATGAAATTTTTGATGAGTTCAATCCCAATTCGGTCAATGCAGCCAGTATTGGTCAAGTGCATATTGCTGTAAAAAACGGTAAAAAACTGGCCGTAAAAATTCAATATCCAGGTGTTGCCAATAGTATTTCATCAGATTTGGCCCTTGTAAAACCCATTGCGATCCGAATGTTTAATCTGCAAGGCAAAGACTCTGATAAGTATTTTAAAGAAGTCGAAGATAAACTGATTGAAGAAACCAATTATTTACTGGAACTTCAACAAAGTCAAGAAATCGTTGCAGCTTGCAAAAAAATTGAACATTTGCTTTTTCCCGAATACTACCCCGAGTTCTCGTCCGAAAAAATTATTACGATGGACTGGATGACAGGAATTCATCTTTCTGAATTTACCGCCAAAAACGAAAATCAAGAATTGGGCAACCAACTCGGACAAGCGTTATGGGATTTTTATATGTATCAAATTCATATTTTGAGAAAAGTACATGCCGATCCGCATCCAGGTAATTTTTTGGTTAATGACAGCAATCAATTGGTCGCTTTGGATTTTGGCTGCATGAAGAAAATACCGAATGATTTTTACATTCCGTATTTTGAATTAGTTGATCCAAAAATACTCAACAATCCACAATTATTTAATGATAAACTCTTTCAACTGGAAATTCTAAGAGCAGATGATTCTCAAGAAGAGATTCTTTATTTCACCCAGATGTTTTATGATTTATTGTCCCTTTTTACTCAACCGTTTCAAGGAGAAACATTTGATTTTTCGGATGCTGAATTTTTTGAAAATATTGCGCAGTTGGGAGAACGATTTTCAAAAGACACCAACTTAAAAAAAATGAACGGTAACCGTGGTTCCAAACATTTTATCTATATGAACAGAACCTTTTTTGGACTGTATAATCTATTATTTGATTTAAAGGCCAATATCGTAGTGAATCAGTATAAAAAATACGAATAA
- a CDS encoding TetR family transcriptional regulator C-terminal domain-containing protein, whose protein sequence is MATKKINLSKDLILSMYMNYTLEHDEKPKSVFHFSKVNGFTEAEFYTFFGTLESIEKEIFNVFFDKTIELLQKDDNYESYDMKTKLLSFYFTFFELITANRSYVVMTLKQHQNQLENLMLLSELRNKFKDYISEIITDDFRIKIEKLQQYQEKVLTESFWIQFLLTLKFWMEDSSPSFEKTDIYIEKSVKVSFELIDITPIDSLIDFGKFIFKEKINSK, encoded by the coding sequence ATGGCAACTAAAAAAATAAATTTATCCAAAGACCTTATTCTGTCAATGTATATGAACTATACATTAGAACACGATGAAAAACCAAAGTCTGTATTTCATTTTTCAAAAGTAAATGGCTTTACAGAAGCCGAATTCTATACCTTTTTTGGCACACTCGAAAGTATCGAAAAAGAAATATTCAATGTTTTTTTTGATAAAACAATCGAGCTATTACAAAAAGATGATAATTACGAAAGTTACGATATGAAAACCAAACTTTTGAGCTTTTACTTCACTTTCTTCGAATTAATTACCGCCAATAGAAGTTACGTAGTCATGACTTTGAAACAACATCAAAATCAACTGGAAAACCTAATGCTTTTATCCGAGTTAAGAAATAAATTCAAAGACTATATTTCCGAAATAATTACAGATGATTTCCGCATTAAGATTGAAAAACTACAGCAATACCAAGAAAAAGTATTAACAGAATCGTTTTGGATTCAATTTCTGTTAACCTTAAAATTTTGGATGGAAGATTCTTCTCCTTCCTTTGAAAAAACGGATATCTACATTGAAAAATCGGTTAAAGTTTCTTTCGAACTAATTGACATTACACCCATTGACAGTCTAATTGATTTTGGAAAATTTATTTTCAAAGAAAAAATAAACAGCAAATAA
- a CDS encoding TIGR01777 family oxidoreductase, with protein MKKNVLITGGTGFVGKYLTAELLKKGYSVSILTRNSRPDTDGVSYYIWDVSRQQMEEAAILNTDYIIHLAGENIADKKWTSKRKEEIRDSRIDSAKLIYSVLKKNNKQVEAFVSASGIGYYGAMKGEGICTENTLPADDFIGKVCQEWEKSADLMAGLGIRTVKIRTGMVLGREGGVVKKLAPIFKRGLGSALGSGKQYMPWIHVHDLCRMYIEAIENKNMSGAFNATINDSTTNLSFVKALASCLGRPLWLPNIPSLFIRIGLGEMADIVLTGRRVSSDKIKKLGFRFQFKGLKKALKDCLKTTLAVSNQ; from the coding sequence ATGAAAAAGAATGTTTTAATAACAGGTGGAACTGGTTTTGTAGGAAAGTATTTAACAGCAGAATTATTAAAGAAAGGGTATTCCGTTTCGATACTAACAAGAAATAGCAGGCCAGATACGGATGGGGTCTCCTATTATATTTGGGACGTTTCACGTCAGCAAATGGAGGAAGCGGCTATACTCAACACTGACTATATTATTCATTTGGCAGGAGAAAATATTGCCGATAAAAAATGGACATCCAAACGAAAAGAGGAAATCAGGGACAGCAGGATTGATTCTGCGAAATTGATTTACTCCGTTTTGAAAAAGAATAATAAACAGGTTGAGGCTTTTGTTTCGGCGTCGGGGATTGGCTATTATGGAGCCATGAAAGGCGAGGGAATTTGTACCGAAAATACATTGCCAGCAGATGATTTTATTGGAAAGGTTTGTCAGGAATGGGAAAAATCTGCCGATTTGATGGCGGGTTTGGGTATTCGAACCGTAAAAATCAGAACCGGAATGGTTTTGGGAAGAGAAGGAGGAGTTGTAAAGAAACTTGCACCAATTTTTAAGCGAGGACTCGGAAGTGCTTTGGGATCAGGAAAACAATATATGCCTTGGATTCATGTACACGATTTATGCCGAATGTATATTGAAGCAATTGAAAATAAAAATATGTCCGGGGCTTTCAATGCCACTATTAATGACAGTACTACCAATTTGTCTTTTGTCAAAGCTTTGGCTAGTTGTCTTGGGCGCCCATTATGGCTTCCAAATATACCTTCTCTTTTCATCCGAATTGGATTGGGTGAAATGGCAGATATTGTTTTGACAGGGAGGCGAGTTTCTTCGGATAAAATAAAAAAACTAGGTTTTAGATTTCAATTTAAAGGTCTTAAAAAAGCATTGAAAGACTGCTTGAAAACCACATTAGCTGTTAGTAATCAGTAA
- a CDS encoding YceI family protein, translated as MKKFTLLALFSIFYPIVAQEKLSTSKCTIYFEASVPLFEAVEAKNDIVNCTLIPDKGQITFTAVIKNFQFKRDLMKEHFNSNYMESDRYSKAIFKGVIEKFDLKVINETEQNFQIKGKITIHGQTRMINVIAAIKKVGNGISINSHFALNTDDFKIEIPNMVVAKISKTVNTKVDCVLN; from the coding sequence ATGAAAAAATTTACTCTATTAGCCCTGTTTTCTATCTTTTATCCTATCGTTGCCCAAGAAAAATTAAGCACTTCAAAGTGTACAATTTACTTCGAAGCTTCTGTGCCCCTGTTTGAGGCTGTTGAAGCAAAAAACGATATTGTTAACTGTACATTAATCCCAGATAAAGGCCAAATCACTTTTACAGCTGTCATTAAAAACTTTCAATTCAAAAGAGATTTAATGAAAGAACATTTCAACAGCAATTATATGGAAAGTGATCGTTATTCCAAAGCCATTTTTAAAGGGGTTATAGAAAAATTTGATTTGAAAGTCATAAACGAAACCGAACAAAATTTTCAAATCAAAGGGAAAATAACGATTCACGGTCAAACCAGAATGATTAACGTAATTGCCGCAATTAAAAAAGTTGGGAACGGCATTAGCATCAACTCGCATTTCGCATTGAACACAGACGATTTCAAAATTGAAATCCCCAACATGGTAGTGGCAAAAATTTCAAAAACGGTGAATACTAAAGTTGATTGTGTTTTAAACTAA
- a CDS encoding acyl-CoA thioesterase has protein sequence MEKIYKTVESSHVSISVLMLPSHTNFSGKIHGGYILSLLDQIAFACGSKFSGNYCVTASVDTVNFLKPIEVGELVTMKASVNYVGKSSMVVGIRVEAENIQTGYKKHCNSSYFTMVAKDDQGNSVPVPGLILSNFEDIKRFCNALKQIALKKEHDIHQEVFNYTSKETIENLKKYNVQIDMD, from the coding sequence ATGGAAAAAATATACAAAACAGTTGAATCATCTCACGTGAGCATTTCGGTATTAATGCTTCCTTCACATACTAATTTTAGCGGAAAAATTCACGGTGGTTACATTTTGTCACTGCTGGATCAAATTGCTTTTGCCTGTGGTTCCAAATTTTCAGGAAACTACTGCGTGACAGCTTCTGTAGATACCGTTAACTTCTTGAAACCAATCGAAGTGGGAGAACTCGTGACCATGAAAGCCTCAGTAAATTATGTTGGAAAAAGCTCGATGGTTGTAGGAATTCGTGTAGAAGCCGAAAACATTCAAACCGGTTATAAAAAACATTGTAATTCTTCGTATTTCACAATGGTTGCCAAAGATGACCAAGGGAACAGCGTACCTGTTCCAGGTTTGATTCTTTCTAATTTTGAAGACATCAAACGTTTTTGCAATGCATTAAAACAAATAGCCTTGAAAAAAGAGCACGATATACACCAGGAAGTTTTCAATTACACTTCAAAAGAAACAATCGAAAACCTAAAAAAATACAATGTCCAAATCGATATGGATTAG
- a CDS encoding DNA recombination protein RmuC, producing MSTILPFLLVFIIAFAIGIFIGKIIFSARFQSEKISLEEKLIALNSQLNQQKEQFLSDKNTFEKQLELSNIEKENIRNEKDSLAIQLTKKEVDFENLWERNKEQRDEVEKLQEKFTKEFENLANKILDEKSNKFTEQNKENLKSILSPLQDKIQLFEKKVEDTHKESIDYHAALRQQILGLREMNLQMSKETINLTKALKGDSKMQGNWGELVLERVLEKSGLEKGREYDVQQSHTTEDGSRVFPDVVINLPDGKKMVVDSKVSLTAYEKYINEDDDETTKNRYLKEHVNSIKLHVEQLGNKNYQDLYQIESPDFVLLFIPMEPAFAIALNEDPTLYNKAFEKNIVIVTPSTLLATLRTIDSMWTNQKQQENAFEIARQAGALYDKFEGFVADLIKIGKKIDESKVEYQGAMNKLVDGKGNLITSVEKLKKMGAKAKKALPDNILRRAEADENKLLN from the coding sequence ATGTCAACAATACTTCCTTTTTTATTGGTTTTTATAATTGCCTTTGCAATAGGCATCTTTATTGGGAAAATCATTTTTTCGGCACGTTTTCAGTCGGAAAAAATTAGTCTGGAAGAGAAACTAATTGCGCTGAATTCACAGCTAAACCAACAAAAAGAACAGTTTTTATCAGACAAAAACACTTTTGAAAAACAATTGGAATTATCCAATATTGAGAAAGAAAACATCCGAAACGAAAAAGACAGCCTGGCTATTCAACTCACCAAAAAGGAAGTCGATTTTGAAAATCTTTGGGAACGAAATAAAGAACAAAGAGATGAAGTAGAAAAGCTTCAGGAAAAATTCACCAAAGAATTTGAGAATCTTGCCAATAAAATATTGGACGAAAAGTCAAATAAATTTACTGAGCAAAACAAAGAAAACTTAAAAAGCATCTTGTCACCTCTACAGGATAAAATTCAACTTTTCGAGAAAAAAGTCGAAGATACCCACAAAGAAAGCATTGACTACCATGCTGCTTTGCGTCAACAGATATTAGGTTTACGCGAAATGAACCTTCAAATGAGCAAGGAAACTATCAACCTGACCAAAGCTTTGAAAGGCGACAGCAAAATGCAGGGGAATTGGGGTGAATTAGTGCTGGAACGCGTACTCGAAAAATCAGGATTGGAAAAAGGGCGTGAATATGATGTTCAGCAAAGCCACACCACCGAAGATGGAAGCCGAGTATTTCCTGACGTTGTAATCAATTTACCTGACGGGAAAAAGATGGTTGTCGATTCTAAAGTTTCATTGACTGCCTACGAGAAATACATTAATGAAGATGACGATGAAACGACCAAAAACCGCTACTTAAAAGAGCATGTCAATTCAATAAAACTTCACGTAGAGCAATTGGGAAATAAAAATTATCAGGATTTGTACCAAATTGAAAGCCCTGATTTTGTTTTGCTGTTCATCCCGATGGAACCTGCATTTGCAATAGCGCTGAACGAAGACCCAACATTATACAACAAAGCATTCGAGAAAAACATCGTGATTGTTACTCCATCAACTCTGTTGGCTACTTTACGCACTATCGACAGTATGTGGACCAACCAAAAACAGCAAGAAAACGCCTTTGAAATTGCAAGACAAGCCGGAGCTTTGTATGATAAATTTGAAGGTTTTGTTGCCGATTTAATAAAAATTGGCAAAAAAATAGACGAAAGCAAAGTGGAATACCAAGGTGCTATGAACAAACTCGTGGACGGAAAAGGAAACCTTATCACCAGCGTAGAAAAACTCAAAAAAATGGGAGCCAAAGCAAAAAAAGCACTCCCAGATAATATTTTAAGAAGAGCAGAAGCTGACGAAAACAAGCTCTTGAATTAA
- a CDS encoding protease complex subunit PrcB family protein has product MKNLISILFVVLSFYSCSDLGDENVQDCGAVSNVAYESFSYCGTLKESPKQLSFVIVNSNEEMQKLFTTCETFTVALPDFTQKRILGLLAGPKPSSGYGIKIQSVQEDNCQITVNYFETEPKDDEVVLTVITYPSDYIVLPKSNKPILFRKVNAIDYAVVGSFYGYCVGTDCQQFFRIENDKVLRYLNVNYNSYNFNQYSYKTLGFKDDLAAFLLKIPTELAALKGQTKTFGAPDSHDQGGVYFEWSQGGIVTKIYLDNDNSTDQSQNVINFKKVIQDKIAELKTKS; this is encoded by the coding sequence ATGAAGAATTTAATTTCAATTTTGTTTGTTGTCTTAAGCTTTTATTCTTGTTCGGATTTAGGTGATGAAAATGTTCAAGATTGTGGTGCTGTTAGCAATGTAGCTTATGAGAGTTTTAGTTATTGTGGTACTTTGAAAGAAAGTCCCAAACAACTTTCCTTTGTAATTGTAAATTCTAATGAGGAAATGCAAAAGTTGTTTACAACATGTGAAACTTTTACCGTTGCCTTACCTGATTTTACCCAAAAAAGAATATTAGGACTTTTGGCAGGACCAAAACCATCAAGTGGATATGGCATAAAAATTCAATCAGTACAGGAGGATAATTGCCAGATAACGGTTAATTATTTTGAAACAGAGCCAAAAGATGATGAGGTTGTGCTTACAGTTATTACGTATCCTTCGGATTATATTGTACTTCCAAAATCCAATAAACCTATTTTATTCAGAAAGGTTAATGCCATAGACTATGCAGTTGTGGGAAGTTTTTACGGTTACTGTGTGGGAACTGATTGCCAACAGTTTTTCAGAATAGAAAATGATAAGGTTCTTCGTTATTTAAACGTGAATTACAATTCTTATAATTTCAATCAGTACAGTTATAAAACACTTGGATTCAAAGATGATTTGGCAGCTTTTCTTTTGAAAATCCCAACTGAACTTGCAGCTTTAAAAGGGCAGACAAAAACATTCGGCGCACCCGATTCTCATGATCAAGGAGGAGTATATTTTGAATGGAGTCAAGGAGGTATTGTTACTAAAATATATTTGGATAACGATAATTCCACTGATCAATCTCAAAACGTTATCAATTTTAAGAAAGTGATTCAGGATAAAATAGCTGAATTGAAAACTAAATCATAA